In the Terriglobia bacterium genome, AGGACCATGCCAAGCAACAACGCCGTTATTGGGAAACAGCTTGCCCTTTTCCATGTGTATTGAACCATGTTTTATTTTCTCCTTTTAGGTTGAATTTGCCCGCCCCAACGGGTGAAGGTAGATAGCCAGCGAACCACCGCCCTTCATGGCGCACGCCGTCGAATGAGATGAAACGAGCGATTCGGAGACCAGGCGGCAGATTGGGACCAGACCCGGCAAACAGACTGCGCCCGGAGATCCGAGAATCGCATGCCGAAGGTATTCGTAACCTTCGACGTATGTTTCGTTGTTGCCTTAAAGCTTAGCGCCCGTGAGACTGAATTTCAAATCTCTTATCGAGTAATACTAAGATTGCGTGTACATATACCGTTAGTGGCTGGAGTCGCAGATTCGCGCATTCCGCGGTCAGTTGGCAGCGCACAGTTGTTCGCGCCGAGCGCATTACTCTGTGGGTCTTTCCGTTAAGAATAAAATCCGCAGAGTTCAAGAACAACTCTGCGCTTGTATCCACCAGCGGGTCGCGCATACGTTCCGCAGTTTGGAATGTATGCGACCGCAGAATGGCCGCCCGTCCCCATATCAAAAATGTACATCTTGTGCCACTGCAATCACCCAAACAGCGGGTCGCGCATACGTTCCGCAGTTTGGAATGTATGCGACCACAGAATGGCCGCCCGTCCCCATATCAAAAATGTACATCTTGTGCCACTGCAATCACCCAAACAGCTTTTCGCGCGCAGCGTCACAGATGGCGATGACGGCCGGGTTTTTGACTCTTCGCTCGACCGATATGGCGTAGAACCGGGCGCGCACTTCTTCGGTATAGCCGGCCACCCCGAACCGGCGGCGGAGTTCGCGGTCGAGCACGCGCGGCGCGGCAAAAATGCCATGTCCTCCCTCCGCGAAGGCCCTCAGCAGCGTGAAGTCTTCAAATTCCCCCGCCACCACCGGGTGAATATCCTCGGCCTCAAGCCACTGATCGAGGTTCGATCTCATCGAGGCGCTTGCGGTGGGAACCAGGAACGGCGCTCCATTCAAGGACTGCGGAAACTTCCGCCGATAGCCCGCCGCAAGCTTCGGGCTGCCATAGAAACCCACCCCGCACTCACCCAGCGGGTGATTGTAGGCGCGGACGCTGATGCCCGGCCCGAACGGCGCATCGGACAGAATCAGGTCAATTTCATGCAGAGCCAGCAGCGCCAGCAGGCGCTCGGGAGGGTCTTCCCGGCAGATCACCTGCACCGGCGACGCCAGGCGCAGGGCCGGTTCAATGAGGCGATAAGCGAGGCCCTTCGGCAGTACGTCCGCCACGCCCACCTGGAGCTTGAGCGGGTGGCCCGTGGGCCGGCCTTTCAGCGTGTCGGTAAGCTCGCGGCCCAAAGAAAAAATCTCCTGCGCATAGCCGTAAACGATCTTCCCCACTTCGGTGAGGACCAGCCGCCGCCCCGTGCGTGTAAACAGCTTCTCTCCCAGGTAATCTTCCAGTTGGCCGATCTGCGCGCTGATGGTCGGGGGCGCCAGCAGAAGTTCTTCCGAGGCCTTCACGATGCTCCCCGTGCGGGCCACGACCCAGAAGTAAAGAAGGTGATGATAATTGAGCCATTCCATGCGTTCATTATAGTTAGTTAAAATCTACGTGTCACGTTGAAACTTTCTACTTTTCTAATTATGGGCCAAGGGTGATTATAAGGTTGGAGGAGCGAGAAGTGGGCCGGAGGGTCGAGTCAAGGGTTTGCAAACCGGTCCGCGAAGCCGGGAAATACAAACGTAAGGTCCTGGCGCGCTCCTCCTCGCCTCCCGCACATTGAAGTTGGCGGTGGCGGTCGCGACAGTGGCCGGGGGCGGCGCCCCCGAAAGCTTATGGAGGAAGCGATGAACATCGAAATTCGCAGCCAGGACTTCAGCATTTCCGAGGCCTTGCAGCGCTACGCAGAGCGCCGCCTGGGCTTTGCGCTGCGAAGGTTCTCGAAAGACATTGGCCGCGTGATGGTCCGGTTGTCCGACCTCAACGGCCCGCGGGGAGGGGCGGACAAGCGCTGCCAGATCACCGCCAGCGTGCTGCCCTCGCAGGCGGTCTCGTTGCAGGCCGTGGACGCGGACCTTTACGCGGCAATCGACCGCGCGGCGGCGCGCCTGGAGCGCGCCCTCGCCCGCTGCCTGGCGCGAACGCGCGAGTCGGGGAGGGGGCGGATGTCGATAAGGAAACCTGCAGGCATCCGCCTCCAGCCTCTCGAAAGCGGGTAGCGAGGACCTCCGCCCGGTGAGGTCCGTGGCTCCCCTCTGCAATCTTAAATCTGAAATTTCAAATCGCCTGCGGGCGCGCCGTCAGCCGAAGCCAATTCGCCGTGGGTCAGCCGTCTCCCGTCATCGCTGGAGTGGTTGCCACAACTGTGCGACGCGCCACCCGGGATCTTGCCTATTTGTGGCCCGGCCCTATAACATATCGTGAGCCACCCGTGCTCCTCTCCCGGATGCACGGCGGTAGAGAGATGCGGGTGCAGCGGAGAGCGCACTTATGAAGAGCCGCATAGCCGTCGTTTTATCCTGCATGATGATAACCGGAGGCGCCCTCCTGGCTCGCTCCTATTCGCAATCCTCGCCGAAGATCGCGAGCGGCCCTGACCAAGAATCAGAACAAGAGGTACGGGCCGTATTCAAGCAGATGGAAAAGGCTGTCCGCGAGGGCGATCCGGACCT is a window encoding:
- the nhaR gene encoding transcriptional activator NhaR produces the protein MEWLNYHHLLYFWVVARTGSIVKASEELLLAPPTISAQIGQLEDYLGEKLFTRTGRRLVLTEVGKIVYGYAQEIFSLGRELTDTLKGRPTGHPLKLQVGVADVLPKGLAYRLIEPALRLASPVQVICREDPPERLLALLALHEIDLILSDAPFGPGISVRAYNHPLGECGVGFYGSPKLAAGYRRKFPQSLNGAPFLVPTASASMRSNLDQWLEAEDIHPVVAGEFEDFTLLRAFAEGGHGIFAAPRVLDRELRRRFGVAGYTEEVRARFYAISVERRVKNPAVIAICDAAREKLFG
- the raiA gene encoding ribosome-associated translation inhibitor RaiA; this translates as MNIEIRSQDFSISEALQRYAERRLGFALRRFSKDIGRVMVRLSDLNGPRGGADKRCQITASVLPSQAVSLQAVDADLYAAIDRAAARLERALARCLARTRESGRGRMSIRKPAGIRLQPLESG